A window of Acidimicrobiales bacterium contains these coding sequences:
- a CDS encoding DNA-directed RNA polymerase subunit beta: MPTRSASRERFSFANLDEVLPLPDLISIQRDSFKWFLEQGLADTFRDISPIEDFSGSLKLILEFDPTDMDLRPPPKFSVEECKEKDMTYAAPIFVRAQFQNANTGEIKEQTVFMGDFPMMTDKGTFIINGTERVVVSQLVRSPGVIFQPGRDAKTYVTGTIHPYRGEWIEFDVEAKPGKDISAGSRVARKRRLSLFVLLRALGYTDEGFLERFVRHFDFLEAQWDKERDLAPTQEEALLEIYKRARPGEPPSTESARAYFENAFFNPKRYDLTRVGRYKLDRKLGPEIAKAEELFGIDLEKPEPGQSVLSRSEILAACSYMLHLANSEPGYRPDDQDHFANRRIRSVGELIQNQVRVGLSRMERVVRERMTTQDVEAITPQTLINIRPVVAAIKEFFGTSQLSQFMDQTNPLSGLTHKRRLSAMGPGGLSRERAGFEVRDVHTSHYGRMCPIETPEGPNIGLIGHLASYGRINSYGFIETPYRRVADGRVTDEIVYLAADEEEEYVIAQANAKLADDGTLVEERILVRRAPQGPGVRVGAGGTSYGTTSEVDFVPPAEVDLMDVSPKQIVSISTALIPFIEHDDANRALMGANMQKQAVPLVRPEAPFIGTGVEARAARDAGDVLVAEGNGVITEVSGDHVTVEYNPGQSDWAGNALGRKVYRLAKFRRSNQNTCLNQRIISEEGKKVSKGDVLADGPSTEMGELALGKNLLVAFMPWEGYNYEDAIILSERLVRDDVLTSIHIEEHEVDARDTKLGAEEITRDIPNLSEEILKDLDERGIIRIGAEVGPGDVLVGKVTPKGETELTPEERLLRAIFGEKAREVRDTSLKVPHGESGKVIDVRVFSREDAHELPPGVNQLVRVYVAQKRKISEGDKLAGRHGNKGVISKILPVEDMPFLEDGTPVDIILNPLGVPSRMNVGQVLESHLGWAARWGWEGNDQADSPVTGIEQKTRPVTQPAVHVATPVFDGAHWDEAEDAGRHPTIKRIFETLTPEAPGSAYGVEGRLIGADGKATLYNGRTGERYDNPISVGYVYILKLAHLVDDKIHARSTGPYSMITQQPLGGKAQFGGQRFGEMEVWALEAYGAAYALQELLTIKSDDVLGRVKVYEAIVKGENIPEPGIPESFKVLIKEMQSLCLNVEVLSNTGEEIEMRELDEDVFRTAEELGIDISRPERGSDEEDARRASERGF, translated from the coding sequence TTGCCGACTCGTTCCGCGTCCCGGGAGCGTTTCTCGTTCGCCAACCTCGATGAAGTCCTGCCGTTGCCGGACCTCATCTCCATCCAGCGTGACTCTTTCAAATGGTTCCTAGAACAGGGGCTCGCGGACACTTTCCGTGACATCAGCCCCATCGAGGACTTCTCCGGCTCGCTGAAGCTGATCCTCGAGTTCGATCCGACCGACATGGATCTGCGCCCGCCCCCGAAGTTCTCGGTGGAGGAGTGCAAGGAAAAGGACATGACCTATGCCGCGCCGATCTTCGTGCGCGCCCAGTTCCAGAACGCCAACACAGGCGAGATAAAGGAGCAGACCGTCTTCATGGGGGACTTCCCGATGATGACGGACAAAGGCACCTTCATCATCAACGGCACCGAGCGGGTCGTCGTGTCCCAGCTGGTGCGCTCGCCGGGCGTCATCTTCCAGCCCGGCCGCGACGCCAAGACCTACGTCACCGGCACCATTCACCCGTACCGGGGTGAGTGGATCGAGTTCGACGTCGAGGCCAAGCCTGGCAAGGACATCAGCGCCGGCTCGCGTGTCGCTCGCAAGCGCCGCCTCTCATTGTTCGTTCTGCTCCGGGCCCTCGGTTACACCGACGAGGGATTCCTCGAGCGGTTCGTCCGCCACTTCGATTTCCTCGAGGCGCAGTGGGACAAGGAGCGCGACCTCGCGCCGACCCAGGAGGAGGCGCTGCTCGAGATCTACAAGCGCGCCCGTCCCGGCGAGCCGCCTTCGACCGAGTCCGCCCGCGCTTATTTCGAGAACGCCTTCTTCAACCCGAAGCGGTACGACCTGACCAGGGTCGGGCGGTACAAGCTCGACAGGAAGCTGGGACCTGAGATCGCCAAGGCCGAGGAGTTGTTCGGCATCGATCTCGAAAAGCCCGAGCCGGGGCAGAGCGTGCTCAGCCGGTCGGAGATTCTCGCCGCGTGCTCGTACATGCTCCACCTGGCCAACAGCGAGCCCGGTTACCGGCCCGACGATCAGGACCACTTCGCCAACCGGCGCATCCGCTCGGTGGGTGAGCTGATCCAGAACCAGGTGCGGGTCGGCCTTTCCCGCATGGAGCGGGTCGTGCGTGAACGCATGACGACTCAGGACGTCGAGGCGATCACCCCGCAGACCCTGATCAACATCAGGCCGGTCGTCGCTGCGATCAAGGAGTTCTTCGGGACTTCGCAGCTGTCGCAGTTCATGGACCAGACCAACCCGTTGTCGGGGCTGACCCACAAGCGGCGCCTTTCGGCGATGGGCCCCGGCGGGCTTTCCCGTGAGCGCGCCGGGTTCGAGGTTCGCGACGTGCACACGTCCCACTACGGCCGGATGTGCCCGATCGAGACGCCGGAAGGCCCGAACATCGGCCTGATCGGCCACCTCGCGTCGTACGGGCGTATCAACTCGTACGGGTTCATCGAGACGCCTTACCGGCGTGTCGCTGACGGCCGGGTCACCGACGAGATCGTCTACCTCGCCGCCGACGAGGAGGAGGAGTACGTCATCGCGCAGGCCAACGCCAAGCTGGCCGACGACGGCACCTTGGTGGAGGAGCGGATCCTGGTGCGCCGCGCACCCCAGGGCCCCGGCGTTCGCGTCGGCGCCGGTGGGACCAGCTACGGCACCACCAGCGAGGTCGACTTCGTGCCGCCGGCGGAAGTCGATCTCATGGACGTCTCGCCGAAGCAGATCGTGTCGATTTCGACCGCGCTGATCCCGTTCATCGAGCACGACGACGCCAACCGCGCGCTGATGGGCGCCAACATGCAGAAGCAGGCCGTGCCGCTGGTGCGCCCCGAGGCTCCGTTCATCGGCACTGGCGTCGAGGCCCGCGCGGCGCGCGACGCAGGCGACGTCCTGGTCGCGGAAGGCAACGGGGTCATCACCGAGGTGTCCGGCGATCACGTCACCGTGGAATACAACCCGGGCCAGTCCGACTGGGCCGGTAACGCTCTCGGACGCAAGGTGTACCGGCTGGCGAAGTTCCGCCGGTCCAACCAGAACACCTGCCTCAACCAGAGGATCATCTCCGAGGAAGGCAAGAAGGTCTCCAAGGGCGACGTGCTCGCCGACGGTCCGTCGACCGAGATGGGAGAGCTCGCTCTCGGCAAGAACCTGCTCGTGGCCTTCATGCCGTGGGAGGGCTACAACTACGAGGACGCCATCATCCTCTCCGAGCGTCTCGTGCGCGACGACGTGCTCACCTCGATCCACATCGAGGAGCACGAGGTCGACGCCCGCGACACCAAGCTCGGTGCCGAGGAGATCACCCGGGACATCCCCAACCTGTCGGAGGAGATCCTGAAGGACCTCGACGAGCGCGGGATCATCCGGATCGGTGCCGAAGTCGGACCCGGCGATGTTCTGGTCGGCAAGGTGACCCCCAAGGGAGAAACCGAGCTCACCCCTGAAGAGCGCCTGCTCCGCGCGATCTTCGGTGAGAAGGCCCGCGAAGTTCGTGACACCTCGCTGAAGGTGCCTCACGGGGAGTCCGGCAAGGTCATCGACGTGCGGGTGTTTTCCCGGGAGGACGCCCACGAGCTTCCGCCTGGCGTCAACCAGCTGGTCCGGGTGTACGTCGCCCAGAAGCGGAAGATCTCCGAGGGCGACAAGCTCGCCGGCCGCCACGGCAACAAGGGCGTCATCTCGAAGATCCTCCCGGTCGAGGACATGCCGTTCCTGGAGGACGGAACTCCGGTCGACATTATTCTCAACCCGCTCGGCGTTCCCTCGCGGATGAACGTGGGTCAGGTCCTCGAGTCCCACCTCGGTTGGGCCGCCCGCTGGGGCTGGGAGGGCAACGACCAGGCCGACTCTCCGGTAACGGGAATCGAACAAAAGACCCGCCCGGTGACGCAGCCCGCCGTCCATGTGGCGACTCCTGTTTTCGACGGTGCGCACTGGGACGAGGCGGAGGACGCAGGCCGGCATCCGACGATCAAGCGGATCTTCGAGACCTTGACGCCGGAGGCCCCGGGCAGCGCCTACGGCGTGGAAGGCCGGCTGATCGGCGCCGACGGAAAAGCGACCCTCTACAACGGGCGCACCGGCGAGCGCTACGACAACCCGATCAGCGTCGGCTACGTGTACATCCTGAAGCTGGCGCACCTTGTCGACGACAAGATCCACGCCCGCTCGACGGGTCCGTACTCGATGATCACGCAGCAGCCCCTCGGCGGAAAAGCCCAGTTCGGTGGCCAGCGTTTCGGCGAGATGGAGGTGTGGGCCCTCGAGGCGTACGGCGCCGCCTACGCGCTGCAGGAGCTGCTCACCATCAAGTCCGACGACGTGCTCGGCCGGGTCAAGGTCTACGAGGCGATCGTCAAGGGCGAGAACATCCCCGAGCCCGGGATCCCCGAGAGCTTCAAGGTGCTCATCAAGGAAATGCAATCACTGTGCTTGAACGTCGAGGTCCTCTCCAACACCGGCGAGGAGATCGAGATGCGAGAGCTGGACGAGGACGTGTTCCGCACGGCGGAGGAGCTGGGCATCGACATCAGCCGGCCGGAGCGGGGCTCAGACGAAGAGGACGCACGACGAGCCAGCGAGAGGGGTTTCTAA